The DNA window TTGACGGCCAGGATATCCGCAGCCTGAAACAGGCCAGCCTGCGTGCGGCGATCGGCATTGTGCCGCAAGATACCGTACTGTTTAACGATACGCTGGGCTACAACATTGGCTACGGTAAAACCGGCTCGAGCCAGGACGAGATCGAGCGGGCCGCCAGGTTGGCGCATATACATGAGTTTATCGTCAGCCTGCCCGACGGCTATCAAACCCGGGTGGGGGAGCGTGGGCTTAAGCTGTCCGGCGGTGAAAAGCAACGGGTGGCGATTGCTCGTACCATTCTGAAAAATCCGGCGATCCTGGTTTTCGACGAAGCCACCAGCGCGCTGGATACCCAGACCGAACGCGAAATCCAGTCGCACTTACGTGAAGTGAGCCGTGACCACACCACGCTGGTGATTGCGCACCGTTTATCGACGGTGGTGGATGCCGATGAAATTATCGTGCTGGAGGCCGGTGAAATCGTTGAGCGCGGACGGCATGAAGCCTTGCTGGCCGCCAATGGCCGCTATGCTGCGATGTGGCAAAACCAATATAACGACGAACAGCAGCCCTGAAGGTGTTGACCCCGGGCGCTTTACTGCGCCTGGGGGTTATCGTTTATAGATCGCCGGTCAGGTACTGCGCTACCCCGTTGCCGAAACTCCAGTCGCCCTGACTGTTGGTGGTGATGGACACCATCAGGTCACTGCCTTCAATCCCACAGTTCTCCTTCAGCTCCCGGCTGAGATCGGCATAAAAACGCTGTTTCTGCTGCTCGGGTCGCGGGCTGGTAATCACCCGTACCACCACCAAATCGCGGGTGCGAGTCAGGTTAAGGCCGGTGTCTTCAATCACCATGTGGTGAGCCTTGTTTTCATGAACAATCTGGTACCTGTCACGCGGCGGGACCTCAAAGGCGCTGAGCACCGCGCGGTGGGCAGCATCGAGCAGGGTTTTCAGTTCGGCTTCGCTGCGGCCCTCAATGACTTCAAAGATAAGTAATGGCATTTTTATAATCCTGTCAGTGGGTTAATCTCGATATGAGGCAGCGAGTTATCTTCGCCTTTGAGAACCCATCTTAGCCAAGCGGCGGTGTGGGAAGAAGCGCTATACTTGAACTCATTGTTTATATAAATGAACAGTCGACGATGAAAAACCCAAAAATAGAAACCCTGTGGACCCATTTGCACTGGCTCACCGTGCTGGCCGAGCAGGGCAGTTTTACCCGTGCGGCGGAGCGGCTGGATGTCAGCAAAGCGGCGATGAGCCAAAAAATCAAAGAGATTGAAACCTTGGCCGGGGTGCCGCTGGTGCAACGCACGACGCGCAGCGTCAGACTGACCGATGCCGGGCTGCGACTGGTGGAGGAACTGCGCCAGCCTTTCGCGCAGATAAAGCAGAGTTTCTCCGGCATTTGCGATTCGGCCGGGCCGCTGCGTGGTTCGGTACGGGTGACGGCGCCGGTGGCGTTTGCCCGCCAGCAGCTGGTGCCACGTATTACCGGCTTTCTGCGTGCTAATCCGGAGGTGCGGTTGCAGCTTGAGGTGTCCGACCGGCTGGTGTCGTTAACCAGCGAAGGGTTCGATTTGGCGATCCGCCACAGTGACAGCCTGCCCGATACCCATGTCGCCTGGCGGCTGTGCCAGACCGAAACCTTGGCGGTGGCCTCGGCAGACTACGTGAAACGGCACGGCATGCCGGTTTCACCGGCCGATCTGCAACGGCATCAGTGTCTTTATTATCCTCGCAGCAGTGAATCCCCGAGCTGGAGCTTTGTCGCCAAACAGGCAGCAGAGGGCAAGACAGAAAAGATTCGGGTGCCGGTCAGCGGCCCGTTTGCCACCAACAACAGCGAGTCGATACGTGATGCGGCAGCGGAAGGCTTGGGCATTGCCCTGTTGCCAGACTTTAGCGCGCAGCAGGCATTGGCAGACGGCAGATTGATCGAGGTATTACCGGCCTGGCGGCCGATAGATGCCTTTGCTGACAGCCTTTATGTGGTACGCCCTTATGCGCCCCAGGTCTCGCGAGCGGTGGCGGAGTTCAGCCGTTATCTGCGCAGTGCCTTTGCCGAGGGGTTTTCGTCTGCCGGGTGCTGAATTGCCAGCGTTACCCCCCACCAAGGCTGGCGCAATGGTAACGCTAATTATAAGAACGATGTGATTAACGCAGCCCCTGGACCAGCGAGTCGGCGCTGATGTCCGCAATGGTTTTCGCGCCGATCAGCGTCATGGCGACGCGCATTTCTTTATCGATCAGCTCGAGCAGGTTGGCGACTCCGGCCTGCCCGGCGGCGGCCAGCGCATAGGCAAAGGCGCGCCCCAGCAGCACGCCGTCGGCGCCCAGAGCAATCATGCGCACCACGTCCAGCCCGCTGCGAATGCCGGAGTCGGCCAGCAGGGTGATATCGCCTTTTACCGCCTCGGCAATCGCCGGCAGCGCATGGGCAGTGGATAACACGCCGTCCAGCTGGCGGCCGCCGTGGTTGGATACCACAATACCGTCGGCACCAAAGCGCACCGCATCTTTGGCGTCTTCGGGATCCAAAATGCCTTTGATGATCATCGGGCCTTGCCAGAACTCGCGGATCCAGTCCAGATCCTTCCAGGAGATTGAGGGATCGAAGTTGGTACCCAGCCAGCCGATATAGTCTTCCAGGCTGGTGGGTTTGCCGCGATAGGCCGAGACGTTGCCCAGATCGTGCGGCTTGCCGCACAGCCCGACGTCCCAGGCCCACTGCGGATGGGTCACCGCCTGCAACATGCGGCGCACGGCGGCATTGGGGCCACTCATGCCGGAGTGGGCGTCGCGGTAACGCGCACCGGGCACCGGCATATCGACGGTGAATACCAGGGTTTTCACCCCGGCGGCTTTGGCGCGCTCCAGCGCATTGCGCATAAAGCCCCGGTCTTTCAATACGTACAGCTGGAACCACATCGGCCGATCGATTGCCGGTGCCACTTCTTCAATCGGGCAAACAGAGACCGTCGACAGGGTAAAAGGAATGCCTTTCTGCGCGGCGGCTTTGGCTGCCTGGACTTCACCGCGTCGGGCGTACATACCGGTTAACCCGACCGGGCCGAGGATCACCGGCATCGCCAGTTTTTCACCGAACAGGTTGGTTTCCAGGCTGAGGTCGGACATATTGCGCAGTATGCGCTGGCGCAGCGCGATGCCTGCCAGGTCTTCCGTGTTGCGTCGTAGCGTGTGTTCCGCGTAGGCCCCGCCGTCAATATAGTGAAACAGAAAAGGCGGGAGCTTAGCCTGTGCTGCGGCCCGGTAATCGGTTGAAGCGGAGATAATCATATTTATACCTTATTTCGATAATGGGCTTTTACGCTCAGAGGATCATTGCCTGCGCCATCACAGCGGCGATCCCCCGTACACCAACATGGGCAATACGGTCTTTTTGATAATTTTGCCTTCGGCATTGCCGATCCCGAGGATTGAGCAAACGGCGATAATATTGTTCAGGCATATCATGTTGCCCATAGCTCCCCCGACGGATTGCAGTGCCAGCGTCAGGTTGACGTTTAGCCCGCTGCTCAGGGCGATTGACTGCTGGATGCCGCCGAACGTCAGGTTGGAAACGGTATTGGAACCGGAGAAAAACGAACCCAGCGCCCCAAGGAAAGAAGAGAACAGCAGCCAGCTTTCCCCCGTCAATGCCGCCAACGCCTTGCCGATGAGGATCACCGGCGCATTGTCGCCGCCCAGCATCATCAGGTTGACCATCACCAGCGCACCAAACAGGGCGATAAAGGGTTTAGCCACGCGCCCACCGGTTTCTGCGAACATCTGTTTTACCTGCCTGCAGTTCAGCCGGAACAGGGGAATACACAGCACGACCACCAGCAAGAAAGGGATCAGTGCGGGTACATACAGCGTTTTGTAGCTGGCGGCGGCAGAAGTGCCGAATACCTGCTGCAATTCAATGATCAGGGCATTGCTGACGCGTAGCTCACCCAGGTTGCCGAGGCTCCCTTGCCACAGCAGTGCGCTGCTGTTGAGCAGCGCTTTGATGCCCAACTGGTGGATACGGGTCACTATCAGAATAGCAATCAGCAGCAGGGTCGGGGTCATTGCCTTGATGACCTGAACGAATGGCACGGCCTGGGGAGATGTTTTGCCTTCGCAGCGGGTCAGGCCGATGCCGGCACGCGCCAACAGCACCGACAGCATCAGGCCAATGGCGCCGCCCACCAGAGCCGGGAATTCATAGTTAACCTGTGCCAGCAGCAGGTAAGGCACCGTGCAACTCAAGACGCTGAGTAAAATAAACGGCAGGTTATAGCGAATTTCACGCCAGGAAACGATAAAACGCAGCGCCAGCAATGGGATAACAAATCCGGCGACAAAGTGGATCAACGCGGTCTGACGGCCAATTTCCAGCAGGCTGGCATCGGATAACCCCAAATTGGCAAAGCCGAACCAGGTGGGCGTGCCGACGGCACCGAATGAGACGGGAACCGAGTTCATGACCAGCGTCAGCAGCGCAACGCGCAGGGGGTTAAAGCCTAGCCCGACCAGAATGGGGGCGGCAATGGCGGCTGGCGTGCCGAATCCGCTGGCACCTTCAATCATAAAGGCGAATGCCCAACCGATAATCATCAACTGAGCAACCGGATTGGGGCTGATATTTTCCAGCCAACGACGAACCACGTTTTCCGCACCGCTGATTTGCATCAGCTTATTCAGCAAAATCGCGCCGGCAATAATGGTTATCGGGGTGAAAACCGACACCAGTGCGGTAATGATA is part of the Serratia quinivorans genome and encodes:
- a CDS encoding Tautomerase enzyme, whose protein sequence is MPLLIFEVIEGRSEAELKTLLDAAHRAVLSAFEVPPRDRYQIVHENKAHHMVIEDTGLNLTRTRDLVVVRVITSPRPEQQKQRFYADLSRELKENCGIEGSDLMVSITTNSQGDWSFGNGVAQYLTGDL
- the dmlR_18 gene encoding D-malate degradation protein R, translated to MKNPKIETLWTHLHWLTVLAEQGSFTRAAERLDVSKAAMSQKIKEIETLAGVPLVQRTTRSVRLTDAGLRLVEELRQPFAQIKQSFSGICDSAGPLRGSVRVTAPVAFARQQLVPRITGFLRANPEVRLQLEVSDRLVSLTSEGFDLAIRHSDSLPDTHVAWRLCQTETLAVASADYVKRHGMPVSPADLQRHQCLYYPRSSESPSWSFVAKQAAEGKTEKIRVPVSGPFATNNSESIRDAAAEGLGIALLPDFSAQQALADGRLIEVLPAWRPIDAFADSLYVVRPYAPQVSRAVAEFSRYLRSAFAEGFSSAGC
- the lldD gene encoding L-lactate dehydrogenase [cytochrome]; this translates as MIISASTDYRAAAQAKLPPFLFHYIDGGAYAEHTLRRNTEDLAGIALRQRILRNMSDLSLETNLFGEKLAMPVILGPVGLTGMYARRGEVQAAKAAAQKGIPFTLSTVSVCPIEEVAPAIDRPMWFQLYVLKDRGFMRNALERAKAAGVKTLVFTVDMPVPGARYRDAHSGMSGPNAAVRRMLQAVTHPQWAWDVGLCGKPHDLGNVSAYRGKPTSLEDYIGWLGTNFDPSISWKDLDWIREFWQGPMIIKGILDPEDAKDAVRFGADGIVVSNHGGRQLDGVLSTAHALPAIAEAVKGDITLLADSGIRSGLDVVRMIALGADGVLLGRAFAYALAAAGQAGVANLLELIDKEMRVAMTLIGAKTIADISADSLVQGLR
- the lutP gene encoding L-lactate permease, which produces MSLFFSISPIVLLIWMMTKKNGVPSYIALPLTAAAVYGVQMFWFDSLPLLLHANIITALVSVFTPITIIAGAILLNKLMQISGAENVVRRWLENISPNPVAQLMIIGWAFAFMIEGASGFGTPAAIAAPILVGLGFNPLRVALLTLVMNSVPVSFGAVGTPTWFGFANLGLSDASLLEIGRQTALIHFVAGFVIPLLALRFIVSWREIRYNLPFILLSVLSCTVPYLLLAQVNYEFPALVGGAIGLMLSVLLARAGIGLTRCEGKTSPQAVPFVQVIKAMTPTLLLIAILIVTRIHQLGIKALLNSSALLWQGSLGNLGELRVSNALIIELQQVFGTSAAASYKTLYVPALIPFLLVVVLCIPLFRLNCRQVKQMFAETGGRVAKPFIALFGALVMVNLMMLGGDNAPVILIGKALAALTGESWLLFSSFLGALGSFFSGSNTVSNLTFGGIQQSIALSSGLNVNLTLALQSVGGAMGNMICLNNIIAVCSILGIGNAEGKIIKKTVLPMLVYGGSPL